AACCGGCGTAATGCGCCAACCAGAGGTGCGGCCTCACCCACCGCTTCCCGGGCGTAAGCATCCGCCTGATATTCGTATCGGCGCGACCAGAAATTCGAGAGCGGCCCGAACCAGAACGTGACCAAACCACTAACCAAACCAAAGAGCAGCAGCGCGAGCGCCACGTGGGGTTGATTGTGCCCGAACCATTCGTAAAACCACTCCTGCCGGGCTAGCCAGGCCAGCGCATAAAAACCCACGAGTGACGCCAGCGCGGAGAATGCCAACATCTTGGGGATATGCCCTTTCTTGTAATGCCCGATCTCGTGAGCCAACACCGCCTCGAGTTCCGGTTCGGTCAGTTGTTGAACGAGCGTGTCGAATAGCACGATTTTGCGCCAGCGTCCCAGGCTGGTGAAGAAGGCGTTGGAGTGACGCGAACGTTTGCTACCGTCCATCAGGAGGATGTTGCGCGCTGTGAATCCAGTGCGTTCGCCCAAGGCTAACAATCGGTCCCGCAGGGAACCCTCAGGCAAAGGTGTGAGTTTATTGAACAATGGCAGGATGAGGACCGGCGCCAGCACGGACATGACCAGTTGCACCAGCATCAGGCAGGCCCAGGACCAAACCCACCAATAAGCCCCCGTCCACTCCACCAATTTTAATATCAGGAGCAACAGCGGGTAACCGAGCAGCACGGCCAGCACCAGCCCTTTGAGGCGATCCAACCACCAGAGTTTCGGCGTGGTGGTGTTAAAGCCAAACCGGGCTTCGAGCCGGAATTGATGATGCCATTGCAGTGGCAGGCCCGCCAGGGAAAGCACGATCCCCATCGCGAACAAATACGCCGCCATCGCCCCAGCGGAGTTGCCCAGGGTGGCGACGAAGGCGTGGCAGGAAAACGGCAGCCAACCGCTAAACAACACGAGCAGCAGCACCGCCAGATCGTACCCGATTTCAAACTGGGAAAACCGGCTCTGTGCCAGCGTATACGCGATGGATTTCCGGTAGGTGGCATCGTCCATGGTATCGCGGAATGCCGCCGGGATGGCGTTTTCATGTGTACGCGCATGGCGTTGGTTCAACTGTTCGAGCCGGAATTGAACCACCGCGCGCAACAAGAGCAGTATAAGAATGGTCAGCGCAAAAATAGACATATAGAGGATTGGTCTCGGAAATGGACGTGTCGAGAACTTAACTCTTTGGGATCAGCAGGTACCGCCCATCTTTGGCCGTCTCAAAACTTATCGCGCCTTTTCCGGATTTTACGGGAACGGGTTTGCCGGCAGACTCAACCATCACTTCGGCCCCGGTGCGTATCGCACACGATTTGCCAGCCAGAGAACGCAGCGTCGCTTTGGCCAGTTGTCCGTTCTTCCACGCCATATCCACTTCAAAGCCGCCACGCGCGCGCAGCCCTTTCACTTCCCCGGTGGGCCAGGCTTTGGGTAGCGCAGGCAGCAGGTGGATTTCGCCTGTATGGCTTTGCAACAGCATTTCTGCCACGCCTGCCGCCGCGCCGAAATTACCATCAATCTGAAATGGCGGATGACCATCAAACAGGTTCACGTACACACCGCCACCGGTGGAATAATTGTACCCCTCAAAATCAATCACGTTCAATAGGCTGCGTAACAGACGTTCTGCGTGGTCGCCATCCTGCAGCCGGGCCCAGAAGTTGATCTTCCACGCCTTGCTCCAGCCGGTGCCATCGTCACCCCGGGTTTCCAGCGACTTGCGGGCGGCCTCCATGAGCGCTGGCGTGCCAGGGGTAATCATGGTCCCCGGGTGCAACGCAAACAGATGAGAGACATGGCGATGATGCGGCTCAGGCTCCTTGTATTCTTGCGCCCATTCCATCAGGCGGCC
This genomic stretch from Verrucomicrobiota bacterium harbors:
- a CDS encoding M48 family metallopeptidase, whose amino-acid sequence is MSIFALTILILLLLRAVVQFRLEQLNQRHARTHENAIPAAFRDTMDDATYRKSIAYTLAQSRFSQFEIGYDLAVLLLVLFSGWLPFSCHAFVATLGNSAGAMAAYLFAMGIVLSLAGLPLQWHHQFRLEARFGFNTTTPKLWWLDRLKGLVLAVLLGYPLLLLILKLVEWTGAYWWVWSWACLMLVQLVMSVLAPVLILPLFNKLTPLPEGSLRDRLLALGERTGFTARNILLMDGSKRSRHSNAFFTSLGRWRKIVLFDTLVQQLTEPELEAVLAHEIGHYKKGHIPKMLAFSALASLVGFYALAWLARQEWFYEWFGHNQPHVALALLLFGLVSGLVTFWFGPLSNFWSRRYEYQADAYAREAVGEAAPLVGALRRLSEKNLSNLTPHPLYSAFYYSHPTVIEREQALKL